The Opitutus sp. ER46 genome has a window encoding:
- the pdxH gene encoding pyridoxamine 5'-phosphate oxidase, with protein MILADLRKDYSLSGLAEKDLARDPFRQFEKWFAEAQAAKIVEPNAMVLTTATREGKPSIRTVLLKAVDGRGFVFYSNYESRKGRELEGNPRASLLFPWYALERQVIVEGSTTKVAREESEAYFHSRPRASQLAAWGSAQSSILPNRRVLDDNLKALDQKYAGQEVPLPPNWGGWRLAPETVEFWQGRRSRLHDRLRFRREKDGWTVERLAP; from the coding sequence ATGATTCTGGCCGATCTGAGGAAAGACTACTCGCTCTCGGGCCTGGCCGAAAAGGACCTGGCCCGGGATCCCTTCCGGCAGTTCGAGAAGTGGTTCGCGGAGGCGCAGGCCGCCAAGATCGTGGAGCCGAACGCGATGGTGCTGACCACGGCGACGCGCGAGGGGAAACCCTCGATCCGCACGGTGTTGCTCAAGGCGGTGGATGGCCGCGGCTTCGTGTTTTATTCGAATTACGAGAGCCGGAAAGGCCGCGAACTCGAGGGCAACCCCCGGGCGTCGCTCCTGTTCCCGTGGTACGCGTTGGAACGCCAGGTGATCGTGGAAGGCAGCACGACGAAAGTCGCGCGGGAGGAGAGCGAAGCGTATTTCCACTCCCGGCCCCGCGCCAGCCAGCTGGCAGCCTGGGGTTCGGCCCAGAGCAGCATCCTGCCGAACCGACGCGTGCTGGACGACAATCTCAAGGCCCTGGACCAGAAGTACGCCGGCCAGGAGGTGCCCCTCCCGCCCAACTGGGGTGGCTGGCGCCTGGCGCCGGAGACGGTGGAGTTCTGGCAGGGACGTCGCAGCCGGCTGCACGACCGCCTGCGCTTCCGGCGGGAGAAGGACGGCTGGACGGTGGAGCGCCTGGCTCCTTGA